The following are encoded in a window of Mycolicibacterium tusciae JS617 genomic DNA:
- a CDS encoding type IV secretory system conjugative DNA transfer family protein, with protein MERRAICLAAFRRCDDRRALELRAELPLLIGRLAAEVDGSTIELQVATGHDGVVAGALAVEAGAVTENLLGEAAAVLESIAEVSAVENDSATSVAVWPLISSGRAPLGFRRDEPNTTRSAVWATAGARGIPELVELVSPYVGVGIRIRLSADQQLAAGSQRWNVDMAVICDGVTPSLRLRAAVRALFPGLEVAPEPGVRASVLQVTADELPTAFPVPIAGEDPIPGAYVGTAAPLPLHPTRESPATTQSIRIGSAVTVSGKRVPVSLGLSERLRHVHVLGRTGTGKSSFLAGLAHHVADTGDGMLVLDPHGHLVDRIIAELPGSAVDRTWIIRCGDVDNPVPVNPLAVPDRRRLEIAIDEVCAVFQYLFDKKESGIVGPRFRERVAMALRALVAINGVKASILDVPAALHDPKFMMRAAKAASDERLRMWIENDLVNRKSGEYGELVSWVNSKFEPFTSTTAMRAILGSGEDAVDMTKAMDEGRILLVDLSKSDLGESATRLLGYLYLNETWVGALQRGNPDRPFTVVVDEAQSMIAGSLSAMLSEGRKFGLSVVLAHQYLGQLAEDLLPAVDGNVATTVAFRSAVADAMALRQRFGHGVEEATLMTLPDLSAVTLRTAVHVAGEPHTLIVDHNDRVTARSGVELADFTETLSTTTSRALVDKYREATSAAAEGKSNLKAGDMPPPPGLPERPPPAPAPPPQQPKDRSFLDEWLAKRQGDASRPSRGCPPEAPTTPSYFDLKKSGVALRLDGPELGQ; from the coding sequence GTGGAACGTCGCGCCATCTGTCTGGCTGCATTCAGGCGGTGCGATGACCGCCGGGCTCTTGAGCTGCGAGCGGAACTCCCACTGCTCATCGGCCGGTTGGCCGCGGAGGTCGACGGATCCACCATCGAATTGCAGGTAGCCACTGGGCACGATGGTGTCGTGGCCGGTGCACTGGCCGTCGAAGCCGGCGCGGTAACCGAGAACCTGCTCGGCGAAGCCGCCGCCGTACTGGAATCCATCGCCGAGGTGTCGGCCGTGGAAAACGACTCGGCGACGTCGGTCGCGGTCTGGCCGCTGATTTCCTCGGGCAGGGCACCACTGGGATTTCGACGGGACGAACCGAACACAACGCGCTCCGCGGTGTGGGCGACGGCAGGGGCCCGCGGGATACCGGAACTGGTGGAGTTGGTGAGCCCCTACGTTGGTGTGGGGATCCGGATTCGGCTGAGTGCCGATCAGCAGCTCGCCGCGGGGAGTCAACGCTGGAATGTCGATATGGCCGTCATCTGTGATGGTGTGACGCCGTCGTTGCGGCTGCGCGCCGCGGTGCGGGCATTGTTTCCCGGCCTCGAAGTCGCCCCCGAACCCGGCGTCCGGGCGTCGGTACTTCAGGTCACCGCCGATGAACTGCCGACGGCCTTTCCGGTACCGATCGCCGGCGAGGACCCGATACCAGGCGCATATGTCGGAACGGCAGCACCACTGCCGCTCCATCCCACGCGCGAATCCCCGGCGACGACGCAGTCAATTCGGATCGGTTCGGCGGTAACGGTATCCGGCAAGCGGGTGCCGGTGAGTCTCGGGTTGTCCGAGCGACTTCGGCACGTACACGTTCTAGGCCGCACCGGTACCGGAAAGTCGTCGTTTCTAGCCGGCTTGGCGCATCACGTCGCCGACACCGGGGACGGCATGTTGGTTCTGGATCCGCACGGCCATCTGGTGGACCGCATCATCGCAGAACTTCCTGGTTCGGCGGTCGACCGGACCTGGATCATCCGTTGTGGCGACGTGGACAATCCGGTTCCTGTCAATCCCCTTGCGGTACCTGACCGTCGGCGCTTGGAGATCGCCATCGACGAAGTATGTGCGGTGTTCCAATATCTGTTCGACAAGAAGGAATCCGGCATCGTGGGACCGCGGTTCCGCGAACGGGTGGCGATGGCCCTGCGTGCCCTCGTGGCGATCAACGGGGTCAAGGCCTCTATCCTCGATGTCCCTGCCGCCCTGCACGACCCGAAGTTCATGATGCGCGCGGCGAAGGCGGCATCCGACGAGCGGTTGCGCATGTGGATCGAAAACGACCTCGTGAACCGTAAATCCGGAGAGTACGGTGAACTCGTGTCGTGGGTGAACTCGAAGTTCGAGCCGTTCACCAGCACCACGGCGATGAGGGCGATCCTGGGTAGCGGTGAGGATGCCGTCGACATGACGAAGGCCATGGATGAAGGCCGAATCCTGCTGGTGGACTTGTCCAAGAGCGATCTCGGCGAGTCGGCGACCCGACTCTTGGGTTACCTGTACTTAAACGAAACCTGGGTCGGCGCACTGCAGCGGGGCAATCCAGATCGACCGTTCACGGTGGTCGTCGACGAGGCGCAGTCGATGATCGCCGGTTCTCTGAGTGCCATGCTGTCGGAAGGACGCAAGTTCGGGTTGTCGGTGGTGCTCGCTCACCAGTACCTGGGGCAACTCGCGGAGGATCTGCTGCCCGCCGTGGACGGTAACGTCGCCACCACGGTTGCCTTTCGCAGCGCGGTCGCTGACGCTATGGCGTTGCGGCAGCGGTTCGGCCACGGCGTCGAAGAGGCAACGCTGATGACGCTGCCGGACCTGTCTGCGGTCACCTTGCGCACCGCGGTACACGTGGCCGGTGAGCCGCACACGTTGATCGTCGATCACAACGACCGAGTAACCGCGCGATCGGGAGTCGAACTGGCCGACTTCACCGAGACGTTGTCGACCACTACGTCGCGTGCACTCGTTGACAAGTACCGGGAAGCGACATCGGCTGCTGCTGAAGGCAAGTCGAACCTGAAGGCCGGCGATATGCCACCTCCGCCTGGGCTGCCCGAGCGGCCGCCACCCGCCCCGGCGCCACCCCCGCAGCAGCCCAAGGACCGTAGCTTTCTCGACGAGTGGCTGGCCAAACGGCAGGGCGATGCATCACGCCCGTCGCGGGGGTGCCCCCCGGAGGCTCCGACTACACCTAGCTACTTCGACCTGAAAAAGTCGGGCGTGGCTTTGCGTCTGGATGGTCCTGAACTGGGACAATGA